A window from Citrus sinensis cultivar Valencia sweet orange chromosome 3, DVS_A1.0, whole genome shotgun sequence encodes these proteins:
- the LOC102610037 gene encoding thylakoid lumenal 17.4 kDa protein, chloroplastic: MATISVPLSHNTSSLQHLSTIRHRFHFPRSSHSPLTVACSARRNSSEPKESFSHLKELKGVACGFLAAWAVTAASPVIAANQRLPPLSTEPDRCERAFVGNTIGQANGVYDKPIDLRFCDYTNEKSNLKGKSLAAALMSDAKFDGADMSEVVMSKAYAVGASFKGVDFSNAVLDRVNFGKAHLEGAVFKNTVLSGSTFNEAQLQDAVFEDTIIGYIDLQKLCTNTTLSPDGRAELGCR, encoded by the exons ATGGCTACCATTTCAGTTCCCCTCTCTCATAACACTTCATCTCTTCAACATTTATCCACTATACGCCACCGTTTTCACTTTCCCAGATCGTCCCATTCACCCCTCACAGTCGCTTGCTCTG CTAGAAGAAATTCCTCAGAACCAAAGGAAAGCTTTTCTCATTTAAAGGAACTCAAGGGCGTAGCTTGTGGCTTTCTTGCTGCTTGGGCTGTAACGGCTGCCTCACCCGTCATTGCTGCTAATCAG AGGCTGCCCCCGCTTTCAACAGAGCCTGATCGATGTGAGCGTGCATTTGTTGGAAACACGATTGGTCAAGCAAATGGCGTTTACGACAAGCCAATTGATCTGCGCTTCTGTGATTACACTAATGAAAAATCCAACCTCAAGGGGAAGTCTCTTGCGGCAGCACTCATGTCTGATGCAAAGTTTGATGGTGCGGATATGTCAGAAGTGGTTATGTCAAAGGCTTACGCTGTGGGAGCAAGCTTCAAGG GTGTAGACTTCTCGAATGCTGTTTTAGACCGGGTAAATTTTGGGAAAGCACATCTTGAAGGAGCTGTTTTCAAGAATACTGTATTATCTGGCTCCACTTTTAATGAAGCTCAACTACAAGATGCAGTTTTTGAGGACACAATTATAGGCTACATTGATCTCCAGAAGCTGTGTACAAATACAACTCTCAGTCCTGATGGAAGAGCTGAATTGGGATGTCGATGA
- the LOC127900627 gene encoding protein FAR1-RELATED SEQUENCE 5-like: MDNFEQVEEVDEVGELQDLQGANLEENNEELVVENIVEPTVGMSFDSPNEMFEYYKTYGLQEGFPVKRRSCRKGDDESLRYVTFTCRRNNKSKAKATNVLRLQPNQKIGCNAKIGGRLDIVSGKWVIGNLILEHNHAVSPSKSMYYRCNRSISPFVKKQLEINEEAGIKMAQSFKSIVVEVGGFENVSFLERDARNHVDKVRRLRLGEGDAIAI, encoded by the coding sequence ATGGATAATTTCGAACAAGTGGAGGAGGTTGATGAAGTTGGGGAATTGCAGGATTTACAGGGGGCtaatttggaagaaaacaATGAGGAATTGGTGGTGGAAAATATTGTTGAGCCTACGGTTGGGATGTCTTTTGATAGTCCTAATGAAatgtttgaatattataaaacttatGGCCTACAAGAGGGGTTTCCAGTGAAGCGGAGATCTTGTAGAAAAGGGGATGATGAGAGTTTAAGATATGTGACATTTACTTGTAGGAGAAACAACAAGTCAAAAGCCAAAGCCACTAATGTTTTGCGGCTTCAACCAAACCAAAAGATTGGATGCAATGCTAAAATTGGAGGACGTTTGGATATTGTTAGTGGAAAATGGGTAATTGGAAATTTGATCCTTGAACACAACCATGCCGTGAGTCCGAGCAAGAGTATGTATTATCGATGCAACCGTTCCATTAGTCCTTTTGTTAAAAAGCAGcttgaaataaatgaagaagctGGAATTAAAATGGCTCAAAGTTTTAAGTCAATTGTTGTTGAGGTTGGTGGCTTTGAAAATGTGTCATTTTTAGAAAGAGATGCTAGAAATCATGTTGACAAGGTGAGGCGATTAAGACTCGGAGAAGGGGATGCTATTGCAATTTAG